The proteins below are encoded in one region of Salvelinus fontinalis isolate EN_2023a unplaced genomic scaffold, ASM2944872v1 scaffold_0327, whole genome shotgun sequence:
- the LOC129845599 gene encoding protein disulfide-isomerase TMX3-like — protein sequence MMAKKKFIVVCTVLFSLATVSAFVEELDDTFKHTRKPDEIWLIGFYAPWCTYCKQLDPVWYEIGAELKNIGSPVNVGKVDADIHTSFAKEFRVTDYPAIKLLKDDLKYTYRGPRTKDGILEFADRVSGPLVRSLPSQQVFQNVMSRHDVLFVYFGGPSDLKEKYISVAKEMIVHTYFFSAARNILPKTVTLEEYPAVAVFKDGTYFLYDEQQGGDLTSWINRERFLNYLQIDSYTLYAMGDTDKLVVLAVVEEKTPTKESIRYKTMVKRVASEYKDFYSKEFHFGHMEGNEYINGLIMEEVSMPFIIVLNLSNDGYFLPPNKVETKDQLLKFIDGVLKGRIKSRGGNGFYYRFIRMAFNTKTTVTIIFTKAPLLGIFLVFVFGFVGSTFCYVLYKTCHMVRSGMKDEEPITGEREEPKQLKGSGRDKKTKMKKSAEKKLD from the exons ATGATGGCGAAGAAAAAGTTCATTGTCGTGTGCACAG TTTTGTTTAGTTTAGCTACGGTATCAGCCTTCGTTGAAGAGCTCGATGACAC GTTTAAACACACAAGAAAGCCTGACGAGATATGGTTGATAGGA TTCTACGCACCCTGGTGTACCTATTGCAAGCAGTTGGACCCAGTGTGGTATGAAATCGGGGCGGAGCTGAAAAATATAGGATCTCCAGTCAACGTGGGCAAGGTCGACGCAGACATCCACACCA GTTTCGCAAAAGAGTTTCGAGTTACTGACTATCCCGCTATAAAGTT GTTGAAGGATGACTTGAAATACACCTACAGAGGTCCTAGAACCAAAGATGGCATCTTGGAGTTTGCAGACAGAGTATCTGG ACCTCTGGTGAGATCACTGCCAAGCCAGCAGGTGTTTCAGAATGTTATGAGTAGACATGACGTTCTCTTTGTCTACTTTGGTGGGCCGTCGGACTTGAAG gagAAGTACATATCTGTAGCCAAGGAAATGATTGTTCATACTTACTTCTTCTCTGCTGCAAGGAACATTTTACCCAAG ACGGTTACTCTCGAGGAATACCCGGCTGTGGCAGTGTTCAAGGATGGCACTTACTTCCTTTATGATG AACAACAGGGTGGGGACCTCACGTCGTGGATCAATAGAGAACGATTCCTCAATTACCTCCAGATTGACAGCTACACCTTGTATGCAATGGGAGATACAG ACAAGCTGGTGGTTCTGGCTGTAGTGGAGGAGAAAACCCCTACTAAGGAGAGTATCCG TTACAAGACCATGGTGAAAAGAGTGGCCAGTGAATACAAGGACTTCTATAGCAA AGAATTCCATTTTGGACATATGGAAGGAAACGAGTACATCAATGGCCTCATAATGGA ggAAGTGTCCATGCCCTTTATCATCGTGCTCAACTTGTCTAACGATGGATATTTCTTGCCGCCCAACAAAGTAGAGACAAAGGACCAGCTGTTGAAGTTCATCGATGGCGTGTTGAAGGGCCGGATTAAG TCCCGGGGGGGGAATGGATTCTATTACCGCTTTATAAGGATGGCGTTCAACACCAAAACGACTGTTACG atTATATTTACCAAAGCACCCCTTCTGGGCATCTTCCTCGTCTTTGTTTTTGGCTTTGTGGGGAGTACCTTCTGTTACGTCCTGTACAAGACCTGCCATATGGTGAGATCAGGAATGAAGGATGAGGAACCAAtcactggagagagggaggaaccaAAGCAACTCAAAGGTTCCGGGAGAGACAAGAAGACGAAAATGAAAAAAAGTGCAGAAAAGAAGTTAGATTAA